The Candidatus Effluviviaceae Genus V sp. DNA segment ACGAGGTTCGGGATCAGGTCAGCGCGCCGCTTGAGCTGGACGTCGATCTGGGACCACGCGTTCTCGATGCGGTTCCTGAGAACGACGAGGCGGTTGTATGTCATGATCAGGAAGCCGACGACGACAACGATGATCGCAACGAGTATGAGCATCTTGATATCTCCCTTCACCTGCCTCGAGTCCGGCCCGGCCGGTCCCTCAGCCCTCCGACAGTGGCAACACCCTGGGCCCCGCCGCGCTGGAGCTCAAGATCACGCTATATAATGTCCCGCCCGGCCGCCGCAGTCAACGGTCTCCTGGGGCTCTTGACGCGCCTCACCCGCCGGATATACGATTCCTCGGTCCACATTTCTCCGAGGGAATCCACCAGGGAGGAGCGATGGCTGCGACGTTCAGCGTGCGAACGCCGGGGAGGACCTCGTTCGTCAACGTGACGACCGAGGTGCGCGAGGCCGTGCGCGAGCTCGGTGTCACGAACGGCGCGGTGCTCGTCTACGTTCCGCACACCACCGCGGCGGTCACGATCAACGAGAGCGCCGACCCCGATGTCGCCGCCGACATCGACGCCGCTCTCTCACGCATCGTGCCGCACTCCGGCCCCTACCGCCACGCCGAGGGGAACTCTGACGGACACATCAAGTCGAGCATCGTCGGGTGTTCCGAGACGCTTCTCGTCGAAGACGGCGACCTCGTCCTCGGCACGTGGCAGGGCGTCTTTTTCTGCGAGTTCGACGGACCGAGAACACGCACGGTACATGTCGGCGTCCTGCGCGAGGGATAGCGGGACAGGGTCGAGGGAGGAGGGACCATGCGGCGTTTCAGTATCGTTGTCACCGTCCTCGTCGCGCTTCTGTCGTTGAACGCGGCGGCCGAGGCGGACGAGGTGACGGAGGCCATCGCGAAGGCGGAGGAGGCGTACGCCGCCGAGAACTACAAGGACGCGAGCACCGAACTCCAGAATGCGCTCGTCGGGGTTCACAGGATCCTCATCGAACTCATCCAGGCTCAGCTGCCGGAGGCACCCTCGGGGTGGACGGTGGACGATCCCGAGGGCATGGACGCGAGCGCCTTCGGAATGGGCTTCTTCGCGAACCTGATGGTGTCGCGGACCTACTACCCGCCGGGCGGCTCGTCGATCGAGGTCTCGATCGCGGCCAACTCGCCGCTCATCGGGGCGCTTCAGGCGTTCGTGTCGAACCCGATGATGGCCGCCATGTCGGGCGGGGAGATGAAGAAGTCGGAGATCTGCGGGAACGATGCGATCGAGGAGTTCAGCGAGGAGAACGATGAGGCATCGATCAACATCCTCGCCGGGCGGTCGACCCTGATCGCGGTCGAGGGCGATGGTTACGCCGATGAGGACCACGTGCGGACGCTCGCCGGTATGATCGACTGCGCGGGAATCGTGGAGCTCGTCGAATAGGACGGC contains these protein-coding regions:
- a CDS encoding YjbQ family protein, whose translation is MAATFSVRTPGRTSFVNVTTEVREAVRELGVTNGAVLVYVPHTTAAVTINESADPDVAADIDAALSRIVPHSGPYRHAEGNSDGHIKSSIVGCSETLLVEDGDLVLGTWQGVFFCEFDGPRTRTVHVGVLREG